The Gloeomargarita lithophora Alchichica-D10 genomic sequence CACCTCGGAATCAAAACTGGCACTTTGCCCCTCATAAAACTGGGTAACGACCACCTGCCCGCCCCGCTTTTGTAACGCCTGTTGGGTGGCCTGCGCCAACCCCCGCCCGTAGTCATTGTTAATGGCCAAAATCCCCACCTTCTGCCAGTCCCGCTTTTGTAGGAGTTGCGCTAGAGCCGTCCCCTGAAAACTATCCGGCGGTGCGGTGCGAAACCAAAACCCCTGCAACTCGCCCTTTTTTGCCCGCTCGGTAAACACCGGGCTGGTACTGGCGGGGGAAATCATCACCACCTGCCCCCGCACGGCAATATCCACGGCGGCACCGGATACGGCACTCCCGGCGGCACCCACCACCCCCGCCACCCGATCCACCTCCACCAATTTGGTCATGGCACTCACCCCGGCACTGGGTTGGGTCTGGTCATCCTCAGAAATCAACTGCACCGGTTGACCATTCACGCCGCCGCATTCGTTCACGGTTTTGACCAACAAACTCGCCGCCGCCTGCATCCCCGGCCCAAACTGTGCCAAATCCCCACTCAAGGGCAGAAGGGTACCCAGTTTCAGGGCATTACCCCCAGATTGACAACCCGCCAACCCCAAAGCCAACAGCCACCACCACTTCGGCACCCATTTGCCTCCAGCCCGTTTTTGTTCCATCAATTTAGGTTTTATCAATAATATAGCCAAAGGGCTTAAGGACACCTCAGATTTATTTGTACCAGCAGAAAGTCATCTCCCTGGAATGCCGGTATTGCTGAGAACCACTGTCGGGGCGGTGCCCTGCGACCCCGCTGAGGTCAATCATGGCTTGATTGGCTACAGGACAAGTGACCCCAACCCAGGCGAACGCTCTTGGCCTGCCCAATTAGGCCGCCACCCGCACCAAATCCGCCCCCAGACTCCGCAGTTTTTCCTCCAGCCGCTCATAGCCCCGGTCCAGGTGGTGCAGACCACTGATCACCGTTTCCCCCTGCGCCGCCAACCCGGCCAACACCAAGGCCGCCGATGCCCGTAAATCCGTAGCTGTCACCGGTGCCCCCGATAAAAAGGGCACCCCTTGGATCACCGCATGGTTCCCCTTCACCCGGATATTCGCCCCCAGGCGTTGGAGTTCCGCCACATGACGCAGGCGATTTTCAAACACGGTTTCCGTCACCACACTGCTCCCCTCGCTCAGGGTCAACAGAGCCATAAACTGCGCCTGCATATCCGTGGGAAAGCCCGGAAAGGGCAAGGTTTCAATATCCGTCCCCTGATAAACCCCCGCCCCCGGTTGCACCCGCACCCCATTCGGGGCTTCCACCGTCGCCTGAAAGCCAATTTCGTTCAGTTTGGCGATCACCGGGGTCAGATGCTCAGGAATCACCGGCGTAATCAACACATCGGAACGGGTAATCGCCGCCGCCACCATAAACGTCCCCGCCTCAATCCGGTCGGGGATAATGCTGTACTCCGTAGTATGCAGACGGGGAACCCCCACCACGGTAATGGTTTTGGTGCCTGCCCCCCGGATTTTCGCCCCCATACTGCGGCAAAAGTTCGCCAAATCCACCACCTCGGGTTCCTGGGCGGCATTTTCAATCACCGTTTCCCCCTCGGCCAAGGTGGCGGCCATCATCAGGGTTTCCGTCGCCCCCACACTGGGATAGTCCAGATAGATATTCGCTCCTTTCAACTTGCGGGCGTAGGCGTGTACCATGCCATGCTCGATCTGCACGACCGCCCCCAACGCCTGCAAACCCCGCACATGAAGCTCCACCGGCCGGGCACCAATGGCACAGCCCCCCGGCATCGGCACCCGCGCCACCCCCAAGCGAGCCAACAACGGCCCAATCACAAAAAAACTCGCCCGCAGTTGGCTGACAATCTCGTAGGGTGCCAGGGAACGGTGCAGATGGGTGACATCCAATTCCAAAGCCCCCCGGTCGTAACGCACCTTCACCCCCAGAGCCGTCAACACCTGTCCCATGCGATGCACATCCACGAGATTGGGTACATTGCGAATCCGACATTCCTGGGAACACAACAAAGCCCCCGCCATAATCGCCAGGGCGGAATTTTTGGCTCCATTCACCCCCACTTCCCCCCGCAATAGAACGCCACCACGAATACGCAGTACCGAATCCGTTGTTAATAATTCCCCAACTTGGGTGGTCATGCCCTACTCCTCAACACCAAATCAAGTTTAATCTTACTCCAAACCTGC encodes the following:
- the murA gene encoding UDP-N-acetylglucosamine 1-carboxyvinyltransferase — encoded protein: MTTQVGELLTTDSVLRIRGGVLLRGEVGVNGAKNSALAIMAGALLCSQECRIRNVPNLVDVHRMGQVLTALGVKVRYDRGALELDVTHLHRSLAPYEIVSQLRASFFVIGPLLARLGVARVPMPGGCAIGARPVELHVRGLQALGAVVQIEHGMVHAYARKLKGANIYLDYPSVGATETLMMAATLAEGETVIENAAQEPEVVDLANFCRSMGAKIRGAGTKTITVVGVPRLHTTEYSIIPDRIEAGTFMVAAAITRSDVLITPVIPEHLTPVIAKLNEIGFQATVEAPNGVRVQPGAGVYQGTDIETLPFPGFPTDMQAQFMALLTLSEGSSVVTETVFENRLRHVAELQRLGANIRVKGNHAVIQGVPFLSGAPVTATDLRASAALVLAGLAAQGETVISGLHHLDRGYERLEEKLRSLGADLVRVAA
- a CDS encoding ABC transporter substrate-binding protein codes for the protein MPKWWWLLALGLAGCQSGGNALKLGTLLPLSGDLAQFGPGMQAAASLLVKTVNECGGVNGQPVQLISEDDQTQPSAGVSAMTKLVEVDRVAGVVGAAGSAVSGAAVDIAVRGQVVMISPASTSPVFTERAKKGELQGFWFRTAPPDSFQGTALAQLLQKRDWQKVGILAINNDYGRGLAQATQQALQKRGGQVVVTQFYEGQSASFDSEVRAVFGRNPQAVVLVGYPETGTLVLRSAFQQGFVPRIPVVLTDGLKDNQLAQLVGKTPQGDWIASGMVGTAPAAGGPGLQDFQQRYQQAFNQPPNVFAPNTWDAAAVLVLAAQAAQANQGANLQAKITTVANPPGVAVTDVCEGLALLKQGQEINYQGASSGVDFDPQGDVAGEYAVWMVNPDGTIKVVETITVKGS